In the genome of Myxococcaceae bacterium JPH2, one region contains:
- the gspN gene encoding type II secretion system protein GspN: MSSDAKPARWKVVLGYAAFAVVAFMLCLLFTFPYDAVRSRVVTEAAAQGLAVRIGSLRPGLYGITAHDVRLSKPPAPLSPDTVASLARGESTMLGAAELGEALVFDSVAMRPTLFPPGLAVNANAMGGSVFFSVGGLSDLAIRLEARGLKADGGNLPAYTGLDMEGNVSGNLALNMPGSVLKAGSADWSAATGTLTLDTKGLLIKGGKVAIPLSPGTPAMPMDAPRIQLGELNGDIQFDKGLGTVKTLTLKSDDLDGSGTGTVKLGKRPEYSELALDVRIKFDPDFQKRLGPLSIALNMLPADRENPQYRAGKLTGMLSSVRFQPKR, from the coding sequence ATGAGTTCTGACGCCAAGCCCGCTCGCTGGAAGGTCGTCCTCGGCTACGCCGCGTTCGCGGTGGTCGCCTTCATGCTCTGCCTGCTGTTCACCTTCCCGTACGACGCGGTGCGCTCGCGCGTGGTCACCGAGGCCGCCGCCCAGGGGCTCGCCGTGCGCATCGGCAGCCTGCGGCCCGGGCTGTATGGCATCACCGCCCACGACGTGCGCCTGAGCAAGCCGCCCGCGCCGCTCAGCCCGGACACGGTGGCGTCGCTCGCGCGCGGGGAGAGTACGATGCTGGGCGCCGCCGAGCTGGGCGAGGCGCTCGTCTTCGACAGCGTGGCGATGCGCCCTACCCTCTTCCCTCCGGGGCTGGCGGTGAACGCCAACGCCATGGGCGGCTCGGTGTTCTTCAGCGTGGGCGGGCTCTCCGACCTGGCCATCCGGCTGGAGGCCCGGGGCCTGAAGGCCGACGGCGGCAACCTGCCGGCCTACACGGGCCTGGACATGGAGGGCAACGTGAGCGGGAACCTGGCGCTGAACATGCCCGGCTCGGTCCTCAAGGCCGGCTCCGCGGACTGGTCCGCCGCGACGGGGACGCTCACGCTCGACACCAAGGGGCTGCTCATCAAGGGCGGCAAGGTGGCCATCCCGCTCTCCCCTGGCACTCCCGCCATGCCCATGGACGCCCCGCGCATCCAGCTGGGCGAACTCAACGGGGACATCCAGTTCGACAAGGGCCTGGGCACGGTGAAGACGCTGACGCTCAAGAGCGATGACCTGGACGGCTCGGGCACCGGCACGGTGAAGCTCGGCAAGCGTCCGGAGTACAGCGAGCTGGCGCTGGACGTGCGCATCAAGTTCGACCCGGACTTCCAGAAGCGCCTGGGACCGCTGAGCATCGCGCTCAACATGTTGCCGGCAGATCGCGAGAACCCGCAGTACCGCGCAGGCAAGCTGACGGGCATGCTGAGCAGCGTGCGCTTCCAGCCCAAGCGCTAG
- a CDS encoding type II secretion system protein M, with protein MGKLRELFGPLQTWFERLSDRERKLVALAGSAVTAFIVFAILFSFANSAQGYRRRTQDKQAKLQEVQALAASYREAQSERQAVEQQLTRSNVRLISYIEDKATAAGLTVPNMSPKGDVGIGDGKIIESSVELTFTDVDLRKLTDFLRTVESGPGVVKVKYLRVEPRPATDTLAVWTTVATYRMKQ; from the coding sequence ATGGGAAAACTTCGGGAACTCTTCGGTCCCCTCCAGACGTGGTTCGAGCGACTGAGCGATCGCGAGCGCAAGCTCGTGGCGCTGGCGGGCTCGGCCGTGACGGCGTTCATCGTGTTCGCCATCCTCTTCAGCTTCGCCAACAGCGCGCAGGGCTACCGCCGGCGCACGCAGGACAAGCAGGCGAAGCTCCAGGAAGTGCAGGCGCTGGCCGCCAGCTACCGCGAGGCCCAGTCCGAGCGGCAGGCGGTGGAGCAGCAGCTGACGCGCAGCAACGTGCGGCTCATCAGCTACATCGAGGACAAGGCCACGGCGGCCGGCCTCACCGTGCCCAACATGTCGCCCAAGGGAGACGTGGGCATCGGGGACGGGAAGATCATCGAGAGTTCCGTGGAGCTGACCTTCACGGACGTGGACCTGCGCAAGCTGACGGACTTCCTTCGCACGGTGGAGAGCGGCCCGGGCGTGGTGAAGGTGAAGTACCTGCGCGTGGAGCCGCGGCCCGCCACCGACACGCTGGCGGTGTGGACAACCGTCGCCACCTACCGGATGAAGCAATAA